The segment GCCGTGTCCGGGATCACGCCGGCCAGCGCGATCGAGAAGACCAGCAGCGGGAATGCCAGGAAGACGTCCATCAGCCGGCTGATCAGCGAGTCCACCCAGCCACCGAAGTATCCGGCGACGACGCCGAGCGTGGCACCGATCGAGACCGAGAGCAGGGTCGCCAGGAAGGCGATCAGCAGCGAGATCCGCGCGCCGTAGACGACCCGGCTGAAGATGTCCCGGCCGTTCGTCGGCTCGACACCGAACAGGTGCTCACCGCTGATGCCGGTGCCACCCTTGGGCTGCAGCGTGCTCGTGTCGATCAGGTTCTGGTGGAACTGGTTCGGCGGATGGCCGAACGCCTTGACGATCAACGGCGCGAAGATCGCGACGAGGATGAGGAAGATGACGACGGCGCCACCGGCCATCGCAACCCGGTCACGCTTGAGCCGGGTCCACGCGATACGGCCGAGGGAACGACCCTCGATCGTCTTGCCGGGGACGGGGCCCGCAGCCGGGTCCGGAGCTACCGGAACCTGGTCCGAGACCGTGCCTGGTCCAACGACCATGAAGTGTCCGGTCCTCTCCCGGCCGCCGCGCAGCGGGAGTCAAGGCCACCGGGCGGAGGAACACGGAATCCCCAGCCGGCGACGATGGCCCACGCAGCGAACGGCAACCGATCGGTTGTCGCATGCCTCGAGTGCCGACCCCCGGGCTCCCGGCCGAGATAGGGCCGACGCACGAGGGACTCGACGGCGGTTGTGGCCGCCATCGAGAGGAACATTCACCTAGCGCGGTGCCTCGGGTCAAGCTCACCGACCGCACACGAGCGGTTCCGTGTCTCCCTCGTGATGTCACCGTGACCTAGACGCCGAACAAACGGAAAACTACCGCGTACAAGGTCCACAATTAGCCTTTACGGCCCAAACAGCGTGCGTGGCGTTACGGCAGAATTACGGCTTGTTAAATCAGATCGCTCGGCGGCCCTCGAACGCCCTACCCAGCGTGATCTCATCCGCATACTCAAGGTCACCACCGACCGGGAGACCACTCGCCAGCCGGGTCACCGCGATACCCATCGGCTTCACCAGCAGGCCCAGGTAGGTGGCGGTCGCCTCGCCCTCGGTGTTCGGATCGGTGGCGAGAATCAGCTCCTTCACCTCACCGGTCCCAAGCCGGATCAGCAGCTCCCGGATCCGCAGGTTGTCCGGGCCGATGCCCTCCAGCGGGTTGATCGCCCCGCCGAGCACGTGATAGCGGCCCCGGAACTCGCCGGTCCGCTCGATCGCGACGACGTCCTTCGGCTCCTCCACCACACAGAGCACCTCATTGGTGCGGCGGGTGTCCCGGCAGACCCGGCACTGCTCCGACTCGGCCACGTTGAAACAGGTCGTGCAGAAACGCACCAGCTCCTTCACCTTGCGCAGCGCGGTGGCGAGCCGGTTCACATCCGCCGGATCGGCGGACAGGACGTGAAAAGCGATGCGCTGAGCCGACTTCGGGCCGACACCCGGCAGCCGGCCCAGCTCATCGATCAGGTCCTGGATGGCACCTTCGTACACGGGATCAGAACCCCGGCAGGTTGAAGCCGCCGGTGGCCGGGCCCATCTTCGACTCGGCCAGCTCACGCTGCGCCTCAGCGGCATTGTGGATCGCCGCGAGCACCAGGTCCTCGAGCGTCTCGACATCGTCGGCGTCGACCGCCTTCGGATCGATCTTCACCGACTTGAACTCACCCAGCCCGGTGATCACCACAGTCACCAGCCCGCCGCCGGCAGTGCCGGTCAGCTCGGCCTCAGCCAGCTCGGCCTGCGCCTGGGCGACCTGCTGCTGCATCTTCTGCGCCTGCTTCATGATCTGCTGCATGTTCGGCTGTGCACCGGGGCGCATGGCACCGCTCCTCAACTCATCGTTCTCGTAACCACCATCGATGGCACGCGGCGGTCGGAAAGTTACCGCCGCCAGCGTAGCCGCCGGCCTCTCTTTGCCCCCCGACACGCCGCCGGACACCCCACGCCGCCACTCTCCCGCCGGCCCCGCCACCCCCGGCTGACCACCACCGCTGCCTCAACCGCCCGCAGACAGCACTCAGCGACAGCCCGACAACCCCGGCTGACCACCAGCGCTCCTTCAAGCGCCGGCAGACAGCGCTGAACGACAGCCCGACAACCCCGGCTGACCACCAGCGCTGCCTCAACCGCCCGCAGACAGCGCTGAACGACAGCCTGGCAAGCTGGCTGACCACCAGCGCTGCCTCAACCACCCACAGACAGCGCTGAACGACAGCCTGGCAAGCTGGCTGACCACCAGCGCTGCCTCAACCGCCCGCAGACAGCGCTGAACGACAGCCCATCGCTGCATCGGCCCGCGCCAAACGACACCGAGTGACAGCCGGGCCTCACCACGCGCGCCGGCCGGCTCGTGGCAGGGCCTTGGCCGCGAAAGGGTGTCCGGGCCGGGCACCCGCGGTGGTGACCACGGCGAGCAACCGGCCTTCGTCGTCGACCACTGGCCGCAGCGCACGGTGAAATGCGCTGCGGACCGGTAGTGATCAGATCTCAGCGATTTTCTCCGCGCCGAAAGCGTCGCGGAGCAGTTGCATTGCCTGCTCCTCGCTGCTCTGCCGCGCGGTCTTCTCGTCGATCACCTCGTCGAGCGGCTCGTCGCCCGGATCGAACCCCTCGTAGGCGGCCGCACCACCCGGCGGCGGACCGTCGTACTCGGGGTCGTAGGGCGCCTCCTGAATCGGCGGCACGTCCGAGTAGCTCGATCCGCCGGCATTGCCCTGGTCGGGCCCGGACCGCGACGGCGTTGCATTGCGCGCGTTCGCCACGGCAGCACGCGCCGCGGCCGGCCCGGCTCCGGTGGCGGCAATGCCCCCGCCCCGGGCAGCAGCCCGCGCCGCCTCCATCGCAGCCGAGCGAACGGGCACGCCGGGCCGTGCCGGCGCCGCCGAAGCCGACGCCGACGCCGACGCGGACCCCGCCGCCCCGGCCGACGCGGCCGCTGAAGGCGCATCCGACCCAGGCCGGACCGGCACCGCGGCACCGCCGAACGCCGGCCGCGAAGCCGCGCCGGCCGAACCCGCACCCGGCGGCGACGCCGGTGCGCCCGTTACAGCGCTCGGCTGCGCGGGCGAGCCGCCTAACCCGGCCCCAGAACCGGAAGCCGATCCGCCCAGCCGGTGCCCCGAGCCTGCAGCCGGACCGCCTGGCCCGTGCCCAGCCCCAGGGGCCGAACCGCCCAGCCCGTGCCCAGAGCCAGCAGCCGCGCCGTTTGCCTGCTCGAAACGCGATGCCGGATCCGCCGAC is part of the Actinoplanes sp. NBC_00393 genome and harbors:
- a CDS encoding ABC transporter permease — encoded protein: MVVGPGTVSDQVPVAPDPAAGPVPGKTIEGRSLGRIAWTRLKRDRVAMAGGAVVIFLILVAIFAPLIVKAFGHPPNQFHQNLIDTSTLQPKGGTGISGEHLFGVEPTNGRDIFSRVVYGARISLLIAFLATLLSVSIGATLGVVAGYFGGWVDSLISRLMDVFLAFPLLVFSIALAGVIPDTAFGLSGDTLRISMLIFIIGFFSWPYIGRIVRGQTLSLREREFIDAARSLGARGPYVIFKELLPNLVAPILIYATLLIPTNIIFEASLSFLGVGIRAPTASWGGMLSEAARFYTIWHFMFFPGMAIFITVLAFNLFGDGLRDALDPKGRR
- the recR gene encoding recombination mediator RecR, yielding MYEGAIQDLIDELGRLPGVGPKSAQRIAFHVLSADPADVNRLATALRKVKELVRFCTTCFNVAESEQCRVCRDTRRTNEVLCVVEEPKDVVAIERTGEFRGRYHVLGGAINPLEGIGPDNLRIRELLIRLGTGEVKELILATDPNTEGEATATYLGLLVKPMGIAVTRLASGLPVGGDLEYADEITLGRAFEGRRAI
- a CDS encoding YbaB/EbfC family nucleoid-associated protein, with the protein product MRPGAQPNMQQIMKQAQKMQQQVAQAQAELAEAELTGTAGGGLVTVVITGLGEFKSVKIDPKAVDADDVETLEDLVLAAIHNAAEAQRELAESKMGPATGGFNLPGF